The following proteins are co-located in the Haloplanus sp. HW8-1 genome:
- the hmgB gene encoding hydroxymethylglutaryl-CoA synthase yields the protein MTAVGIDAIEIWTGKLALDLAETFAPAKDENPAKYTKGLGLKASSFPDTYEDIVTMGANAAKRLLDRKGLEPDDIGRIDVATESAFDNSKPVSTYIAGCLEEVYDGDFHHANKGERKFACVAGTQSIDDAYNWIKAGRNRGRAALVIATDTALYARGDPGEATQGAGAVAMLVDEDPSVVELSTHQGYGSADETDFLKPNQQFPSVDGKRSVQVYLARMREALEDFETVAGRTHPDDYAYIPFHTPFPGMVRKAALLGFRHMTRDTAVEDGLADEIGRQPREADFEDWDAYEDAIREYMDALKETETYDTWYARAIDPTLTLSRQVGNWYTGSVHVARASALKTAAETGRALSGEKLLVGSYGSGAQAEIHSETVADGWREEIEALDIDEQLARRYDLSFEEYGRVHDAHNHEKERELEEFTVPSGEFVFTGWGRMNEREYEYVD from the coding sequence ATGACAGCCGTCGGCATCGACGCAATCGAGATCTGGACGGGCAAACTCGCGCTCGATCTGGCCGAGACGTTCGCCCCGGCGAAGGACGAGAACCCGGCGAAGTACACGAAAGGGCTGGGATTGAAAGCCTCGTCGTTCCCGGACACGTACGAGGACATCGTCACGATGGGCGCGAACGCGGCCAAGCGGTTGCTGGACCGGAAGGGGTTGGAACCGGACGACATCGGTCGCATCGACGTGGCGACCGAGAGCGCGTTCGACAACTCCAAGCCCGTCTCGACGTACATCGCGGGCTGTCTGGAGGAGGTCTACGATGGCGACTTCCACCACGCCAACAAGGGTGAGCGAAAGTTCGCCTGTGTGGCGGGGACCCAGAGCATCGACGACGCGTACAACTGGATCAAAGCCGGGCGAAACCGGGGCCGAGCGGCGCTGGTGATCGCGACCGACACTGCGCTGTACGCCCGGGGCGACCCCGGCGAGGCGACCCAGGGGGCTGGCGCCGTCGCGATGCTCGTCGACGAGGACCCGAGCGTGGTCGAACTCTCGACCCACCAGGGGTACGGCAGCGCCGACGAGACGGATTTCCTGAAGCCCAACCAGCAGTTCCCGAGCGTCGACGGCAAGCGGTCGGTGCAGGTCTATCTCGCCCGGATGCGCGAGGCGCTGGAGGACTTCGAGACCGTCGCCGGCCGCACCCATCCCGACGACTACGCCTACATCCCCTTCCACACGCCGTTCCCGGGGATGGTCCGGAAGGCCGCGCTACTCGGGTTCCGACATATGACTCGCGATACGGCGGTCGAGGACGGTCTTGCCGACGAGATCGGTCGCCAGCCCCGCGAGGCCGACTTCGAGGACTGGGACGCCTACGAGGACGCCATCCGTGAGTACATGGACGCGCTGAAAGAGACGGAGACGTACGACACCTGGTACGCGAGGGCCATCGACCCGACGCTCACGCTCTCCCGGCAGGTCGGCAACTGGTACACCGGCTCCGTTCACGTCGCCCGTGCGAGCGCGCTCAAGACCGCGGCGGAGACGGGGCGCGCGCTCTCCGGCGAGAAACTCCTCGTTGGGTCCTACGGCTCCGGCGCGCAGGCGGAGATCCACTCCGAGACGGTCGCCGACGGCTGGCGCGAGGAGATCGAGGCGCTCGACATCGACGAACAGCTAGCGCGACGGTACGACCTGAGCTTCGAGGAGTACGGTCGCGTCCACGACGCCCACAACCACGAGAAAGAGCGGGAGTTGGAGGAGTTCACCGTCCCGAGCGGCGAGTTCGTCTTCACGGGCTGGGGTCGGATGAACGAGCGCGAGTACGAGTACGTCGACTAG
- a CDS encoding helix-turn-helix domain-containing protein, which produces MSDDPRDDLARRIAGEITLSSNPGATLRKWRTDFDVSQTELAERLDVSSSVISDYESGRRESPGIGVVSRIVRALLDIDESRGGGRIRQYARVISAGFESDIVHDLREYPTSIPLERFYEAMEATEVIGGDNDHVSGHTVINSIEAITRLPSEEFYRLYGQSTNRALVFTDVTRGESPLVALRVVNPTPNAVVLHGLEEADLWEHATELAKIDGFALAVSNCDLDSALTELRELP; this is translated from the coding sequence ATGAGCGACGATCCCCGTGACGACCTCGCCAGACGGATCGCCGGCGAGATCACGCTCAGTTCCAACCCCGGCGCCACGCTCCGGAAGTGGCGCACGGACTTCGACGTCTCCCAGACGGAACTCGCGGAGCGACTGGACGTCTCCTCGTCGGTCATCTCGGACTACGAGAGCGGGCGGCGAGAGAGTCCCGGAATCGGCGTCGTCAGCCGGATCGTGCGGGCACTGCTCGACATCGACGAATCCCGCGGCGGCGGCCGCATCCGCCAGTACGCCCGGGTCATCTCCGCGGGCTTCGAGAGCGACATCGTCCACGACCTGCGGGAGTATCCCACGTCGATCCCGCTGGAGCGGTTCTACGAGGCGATGGAGGCGACGGAGGTGATCGGCGGCGACAACGACCACGTCAGCGGCCACACCGTGATCAACAGCATCGAGGCGATCACACGCCTCCCCAGCGAGGAGTTCTACCGGCTCTACGGGCAGAGCACGAACCGGGCGCTCGTCTTCACCGACGTGACCCGTGGAGAGTCGCCGCTCGTCGCGCTTCGGGTCGTGAACCCGACGCCGAACGCCGTGGTCCTGCACGGATTGGAGGAGGCGGACCTCTGGGAACACGCGACGGAACTCGCGAAGATCGACGGGTTCGCCCTCGCCGTCTCGAACTGCGACCTCGATTCGGCACTCACGGAGCTTCGCGAACTCCCCTAG
- a CDS encoding 2-keto-4-pentenoate hydratase yields the protein MQRTIDAATVTHLADRLVEAYRTGESLDSLSPSLTVADGYAIQRAAIDRRTDAEGPPVGYKVGFTSVAIQEELGVAEPASGRVLADTVRSEGRLDDGLIDPKVEPELAVVLADPLDPPVTPVHVLAATAAVVPVIEVVDSRLDDWAVDAGSAVADNALAARLVQGDRVADTSTLDLPLEGVEVRRNGERVATGVGADVLGGPARVVAWLAGALADRGERLAAGDLVSTGSLTSLVPLDPGDTVEARFASLGSVTVSRPRP from the coding sequence ATGCAACGGACCATCGACGCGGCCACCGTCACCCACCTCGCCGACCGGTTGGTCGAGGCCTACCGGACGGGCGAGAGCCTCGACTCCCTCTCTCCGTCGCTGACCGTCGCCGACGGCTACGCGATCCAGCGGGCGGCCATCGACCGCCGCACGGACGCGGAAGGACCGCCCGTCGGCTACAAGGTGGGCTTCACCTCGGTGGCGATCCAGGAGGAACTCGGCGTCGCGGAGCCGGCGTCCGGGCGCGTCCTCGCGGACACGGTTCGTTCGGAGGGTCGACTGGACGACGGCCTGATCGACCCGAAAGTCGAACCGGAACTCGCCGTGGTGCTCGCCGACCCACTCGATCCGCCCGTGACTCCGGTCCACGTCCTCGCAGCGACGGCGGCGGTCGTCCCCGTGATCGAGGTCGTCGACTCGCGGCTCGACGACTGGGCGGTCGACGCCGGCAGCGCCGTCGCCGACAACGCCCTCGCCGCCCGGCTGGTTCAGGGCGACCGGGTCGCCGACACCTCGACGCTCGATTTGCCTCTCGAAGGCGTCGAAGTCAGACGGAACGGGGAGCGGGTCGCGACGGGCGTCGGCGCCGACGTACTCGGCGGGCCGGCACGGGTGGTGGCTTGGCTCGCCGGAGCGCTCGCCGACCGCGGGGAGCGACTCGCGGCCGGCGACCTCGTCTCGACGGGGTCGCTCACGTCGCTCGTCCCCCTCGATCCGGGCGATACCGTCGAAGCGCGGTTCGCGTCGCTCGGCTCGGTGACCGTCTCGCGGCCGCGACCCTGA
- a CDS encoding metal-dependent hydrolase yields MPSTVVHLAIGGVVAAALLGVDFDRRTVAVVLAATAVPDLDTFVGLVVQGAHRALLHTLVLPALVGVALAYDTRGRDGSRLRDRWGDRGVRVAWVALVALIVGGILPDLMTNGVNAFYPLYDRFLTVDGELLLSNQRGIVQTFVDLSADPERTTANTHYWTGVDPTRGAEPETVERIFPIVRSGFQLLVVVLGGVTLGARFFEER; encoded by the coding sequence ATGCCATCGACGGTCGTCCACCTCGCCATCGGCGGCGTCGTCGCCGCCGCGTTGCTGGGTGTGGACTTCGATCGACGGACCGTCGCCGTCGTCCTCGCCGCCACGGCGGTGCCCGACCTGGATACGTTCGTCGGACTCGTCGTCCAGGGTGCCCACCGCGCGCTGTTGCACACGCTCGTCCTGCCCGCGCTCGTGGGGGTCGCCCTCGCGTACGACACCAGGGGTCGGGACGGCTCGCGGCTCCGCGACCGGTGGGGCGACCGGGGCGTCAGGGTTGCGTGGGTCGCGCTCGTGGCACTGATCGTCGGCGGGATCCTCCCCGATCTGATGACCAACGGCGTCAACGCCTTCTATCCGCTCTATGATCGGTTTCTGACCGTCGACGGCGAACTCCTGCTGTCGAACCAGCGGGGGATCGTCCAGACGTTCGTCGACCTGTCGGCCGACCCCGAACGGACGACTGCGAACACCCACTACTGGACGGGCGTCGATCCGACTCGGGGGGCGGAACCGGAGACCGTCGAACGGATCTTCCCGATCGTCCGGTCCGGCTTCCAGTTGCTCGTAGTCGTCCTCGGCGGTGTCACCCTCGGCGCACGATTTTTCGAGGAACGGTAG
- a CDS encoding DASH family cryptochrome, giving the protein MGTETALLWLRRDLRLHDNPALVAAAGADRLLPVVAVDPRRYGTAAYGGSDSFDFEKTGGRRTAFRCEALADLRARLRTRGSDLVVRTGEPEVVIPTLADRVDADAVHVHTRPTPEERAVEAWVEDALGATLVRHWGHTLYHPDDLPEDVADIEDTYTPFRKRVESAATVRDPRPVPDLPARPAVDPGPVPAPADLGVDAEPDDDRAVLAFEGGETAGLARVEAYLWETDSLRTYKETRNELVGRDYSSKLSPWLNEGCLSPRRVNAEIDRYEERRVANDSTYWLRFELRWRDFFQFQFAKHGATAFTPGGIRRRDVDWVDDETALDRWKRGQTGIPFVDANMRELNRTGYMSNRGRQNVASFLANDLRIDWRKGAAYFETRLIDYDPASNYGNWAYVAGVGNDARNRSFDVLAQAKRYDPDAEYVTRWVPELDALPPEYAHEPWRLTADGTAAHGVELGVDYPRPMVDLDG; this is encoded by the coding sequence ATGGGCACCGAGACCGCCCTCCTGTGGCTCCGGCGCGATCTTCGACTCCACGACAATCCGGCCCTCGTCGCTGCGGCGGGAGCCGATCGGCTGCTCCCGGTGGTTGCCGTCGACCCCCGTCGCTACGGCACTGCGGCCTACGGTGGTTCGGACTCCTTCGATTTCGAGAAGACCGGCGGCCGTCGCACGGCCTTCCGGTGTGAAGCCCTGGCCGACCTGCGCGCTCGCCTCCGCACCCGTGGGAGCGACCTCGTCGTGCGGACCGGGGAGCCGGAGGTGGTGATCCCGACGCTGGCCGACCGCGTCGACGCCGACGCCGTCCACGTCCACACCCGTCCGACGCCCGAGGAACGTGCAGTCGAGGCGTGGGTCGAGGACGCCCTCGGCGCGACGCTCGTCCGACATTGGGGACACACTCTGTATCACCCCGACGACCTGCCCGAGGACGTGGCCGACATCGAGGACACCTACACCCCCTTCCGCAAGCGAGTCGAGTCCGCGGCGACGGTGCGGGATCCCCGCCCCGTTCCGGACCTGCCGGCACGACCGGCCGTCGATCCCGGCCCGGTGCCGGCACCCGCCGACCTCGGGGTCGACGCCGAACCTGACGACGACCGCGCAGTCCTCGCGTTCGAGGGCGGTGAGACCGCCGGTCTGGCGCGAGTCGAGGCGTATCTCTGGGAGACCGACTCGCTCCGGACGTACAAGGAGACCCGAAACGAGTTGGTAGGCCGGGACTACTCCTCGAAGCTCTCACCGTGGCTGAACGAGGGCTGTCTCTCGCCGCGACGGGTGAACGCCGAGATCGACCGCTACGAGGAGCGCCGTGTCGCCAACGACTCGACGTACTGGCTCCGGTTCGAACTGCGCTGGCGGGACTTCTTCCAGTTTCAGTTCGCCAAACACGGAGCGACCGCGTTCACTCCGGGTGGCATTCGCCGTCGCGACGTCGACTGGGTCGACGACGAGACGGCACTCGACCGGTGGAAGCGCGGTCAGACGGGGATCCCCTTCGTCGACGCCAACATGCGAGAACTGAACCGGACGGGCTACATGTCGAACCGCGGCCGGCAGAACGTCGCCTCCTTTCTCGCGAACGACCTTCGGATCGACTGGCGCAAAGGGGCCGCCTACTTCGAAACGCGACTGATCGATTACGATCCCGCGTCGAACTACGGCAACTGGGCGTACGTCGCCGGCGTCGGCAACGACGCCCGGAACCGCTCGTTCGACGTCCTCGCTCAGGCGAAGCGGTACGATCCGGACGCCGAGTACGTGACTCGGTGGGTCCCCGAACTCGACGCCCTCCCCCCGGAGTACGCACACGAACCGTGGCGACTCACCGCCGACGGGACGGCCGCCCACGGCGTCGAACTCGGTGTCGACTACCCGCGGCCGATGGTCGACCTCGACGGATGA
- a CDS encoding 2Fe-2S iron-sulfur cluster-binding protein — MTDRCDVVYVRVEDGDDDDLLVAPVGTTLRAALLDAGHSPYTRLTKRANCGGRGLCATCGVRIDGGETSPEHWHDELAAQWGYPRLSCRIELAEDLRVRIPEKVIWGRRETDG; from the coding sequence ATGACCGACCGCTGTGACGTGGTGTACGTCCGGGTCGAAGACGGCGACGACGACGACCTCCTGGTCGCGCCAGTGGGCACCACGCTCCGGGCGGCCCTGCTCGACGCCGGGCACTCGCCGTACACCCGACTCACCAAGCGGGCGAACTGCGGCGGACGGGGACTGTGTGCGACCTGTGGCGTCCGCATCGACGGGGGCGAGACGTCGCCGGAACACTGGCACGACGAACTGGCGGCGCAGTGGGGGTATCCGCGTCTCTCCTGTCGAATCGAACTGGCGGAGGACTTGCGGGTACGGATTCCGGAGAAAGTGATCTGGGGACGACGGGAGACCGACGGGTGA
- the cmk gene encoding (d)CMP kinase, translating into MSDASATTERQVDSNLFITVSGPPGCGATTLTEGLAETLDCGYVIGGDIFRDLAADRGLSLQQLIAKAEEDDEIDRALDRRLRRIAEQWGAANKPFVLESRLAGWLAGNRADLRIWLDAPEEVRIERLSDYEVSYEIERPDERATEDVRLEELDDEDAIGPLLRVREVSEAGRYQSYYGIDVEDQSFYDISINTARWDADTVLDIVLSAVEGYDPATDEGAFTTRDVDL; encoded by the coding sequence ATGTCGGACGCGAGTGCCACCACCGAGCGGCAAGTCGACAGCAACCTGTTCATCACCGTCTCAGGTCCTCCGGGGTGTGGTGCGACGACGCTCACCGAGGGTCTCGCGGAGACTCTCGACTGTGGATACGTCATCGGCGGCGACATCTTCCGCGATCTCGCGGCGGACCGCGGGCTGTCTCTCCAGCAACTCATCGCCAAGGCGGAGGAAGACGACGAGATCGATCGGGCGCTCGATCGGCGACTGCGCCGCATCGCCGAACAGTGGGGCGCAGCGAACAAGCCGTTCGTCCTCGAATCCAGGCTCGCAGGCTGGCTGGCCGGCAACCGCGCGGACCTACGGATCTGGCTCGACGCGCCCGAGGAGGTTCGCATCGAACGCCTCAGCGACTACGAAGTGAGCTACGAGATCGAGCGTCCCGACGAGCGCGCGACCGAGGACGTTCGCCTCGAAGAACTCGACGACGAGGATGCGATCGGCCCCCTATTGCGCGTCCGCGAGGTCAGCGAAGCCGGCCGCTACCAGAGCTACTACGGTATCGACGTGGAGGATCAGTCGTTCTACGACATTTCGATCAACACCGCGCGGTGGGATGCCGACACCGTCCTCGACATCGTGCTCTCGGCAGTCGAAGGGTACGACCCCGCGACCGACGAGGGAGCGTTCACTACCCGCGACGTGGACCTCTGA
- a CDS encoding DMT family transporter, protein MSRYRNLGLFLALAAVWGSAFMAIKAGLDYFPPVLFAAVRYDIAGILMLGYAAWVVDDPIPRGRGEWALVAVGSTLLIAGYHVLLFIGETDPAVTSAVAAVIVSLSPVLTTGFARAFLPDERLTAAGVAGLLCGLLGVVVLARPEPEALLTGDVAAKLLVFGAAVAFSLGSVLTRRIDAELRIETMEAWSMIGGALLMHGVSVAFGESVADVTLSATGLLALAYLSLAASALGYLLYFDLLAELGAVEINLVSYITPVFAALAGWVFLDEGLSPATVGGFGLIFVGFILIKRRMLRTELPRLRASVLGRSGDE, encoded by the coding sequence GTGTCCCGCTACCGAAACCTCGGGCTCTTTCTCGCCCTCGCGGCCGTCTGGGGGTCGGCGTTCATGGCCATCAAGGCCGGGCTCGACTACTTCCCGCCCGTCCTCTTCGCGGCGGTCCGGTACGACATCGCCGGGATCCTCATGCTCGGGTACGCCGCCTGGGTGGTCGACGATCCGATTCCCCGCGGCCGCGGCGAGTGGGCACTCGTCGCCGTCGGATCGACACTCCTGATCGCCGGCTACCACGTCCTGCTCTTCATCGGCGAGACCGACCCCGCGGTGACCAGCGCCGTCGCAGCGGTCATCGTCAGCCTCAGCCCGGTGCTGACCACCGGGTTCGCCCGCGCGTTCCTCCCCGACGAGCGGCTGACCGCCGCCGGGGTCGCCGGCCTCCTGTGCGGGCTGCTCGGCGTCGTCGTCCTCGCCCGTCCCGAACCCGAGGCGCTGTTGACGGGTGACGTCGCCGCGAAACTGCTCGTCTTCGGCGCCGCGGTGGCCTTCTCGCTCGGATCGGTACTCACCCGGCGGATCGACGCCGAGTTGCGCATCGAGACGATGGAGGCGTGGTCGATGATCGGCGGCGCCCTCCTGATGCACGGCGTCTCCGTCGCGTTCGGGGAGTCGGTCGCCGACGTGACGCTCTCGGCGACCGGACTCCTCGCGCTCGCGTACCTCTCCCTCGCCGCTAGCGCGCTCGGCTACCTCCTCTATTTCGACCTGCTCGCCGAACTGGGCGCCGTCGAGATCAACCTCGTCTCCTACATCACGCCGGTCTTCGCGGCACTCGCGGGGTGGGTCTTCCTTGACGAGGGGCTCTCGCCGGCCACGGTGGGCGGCTTCGGGTTGATCTTCGTCGGGTTCATCCTCATCAAGCGCCGGATGCTCCGGACCGAACTCCCGCGACTCCGCGCGTCGGTCCTGGGACGGAGCGGCGACGAGTGA
- a CDS encoding CBS domain-containing protein: protein MSLTARSLMETDVETVAPDDEVSEVLGRLARVDFNGFPVVENEESETSRGDGGRVVGIVTKHDLVHLFQTEDRTLWIPIGLPPFTETLTYAVDVSWDDLDLGIDLARNANRPISEVMTTEVVTVTPDTDLDTILDLLADDERDINRLPVVEDGRLVGIVARQDVLRAVRDQRAESKR from the coding sequence ATGTCCCTGACAGCCCGGTCGCTGATGGAGACCGACGTCGAGACGGTCGCCCCCGACGACGAGGTGAGCGAAGTGCTCGGCCGCCTCGCGCGGGTCGACTTCAACGGCTTCCCAGTCGTCGAGAACGAGGAATCGGAGACGTCTCGGGGCGACGGCGGCCGCGTCGTCGGGATCGTCACCAAGCACGACCTCGTCCACCTGTTCCAGACCGAGGACCGGACCCTGTGGATTCCGATCGGCCTCCCGCCCTTTACCGAGACGCTCACCTACGCTGTCGACGTGTCGTGGGACGACCTCGACCTCGGAATCGACCTCGCACGGAACGCCAACCGGCCGATCAGCGAGGTGATGACCACGGAGGTGGTGACGGTCACACCCGACACCGACCTCGATACGATCCTCGACCTGCTTGCCGACGACGAGCGCGACATCAACCGCCTCCCGGTCGTCGAAGACGGCCGACTCGTCGGCATCGTCGCCCGGCAGGACGTGCTGCGGGCGGTTCGCGATCAGCGTGCGGAATCGAAACGTTGA